Below is a window of Flavobacterium sp. CFS9 DNA.
GGATGGGCATCCACTGCAGGCTCCTTGTAGAATTACTTTTACTGTTTTGTCTTCTTCATTATAAGAGTCAAAAGCAATATTTCCACCGTCAGCAGCAACTGCCGGTTTTACGTATTCTTCCAAAATGTTAATGATTTGCTGTGAAGTAACATCCAGTTTGTCAAATGCTTCGTCTTTTGTGATGTCGTTTTTAGCAGCTGTTTCAATCAGACTTTCATCTAAAACAGTTCCTCCGTTTTCAATAAACTGCTTGATAAAAGTTCGCACTTCAAGTGTGATTTCCTGCCAGTCATTGATGTCGTATTTGGTTACCGAAATGTAGTTTTCATCGATAAATACTTCTTTCACATAAGGAAATTTGAATAATTCTTTGGCCAATGGAGAAGAGGCAGTCTGATCGATATTTTTATACTCAACAGCGTTTCTCGTCAGCATTCTGCTCACTACGAATTTCAGGGCCGCAGGATTAGGAGTTGTTTCTCCATAAACCGTAATAGGTTGTTTTTTAGTTTGGGTTTCTTCAACTTTAATGATTACGCCTCCCTTGTCTACAAATGAAGTAATCTGTTCCGCAACCGCATCTTTTACATCGTCCCATTCAACAATACTATATCTTTCGATGGCAATAAAGTTTCCTGAAATATAAACGGTTTTTACAAACGGTAAATAGAATAATTGTTGTGCTAAAGGAGAAGCTTGTGCTTCGTCAATATTTTTAAATTCGAAGCTTTGATTCTGAGTTATAAAATCTTCAAATTCAAACTTTAATATCGTTGGATTTTGAGTTTCTTTTATGGTGATTTTCGTCATGATTTGTAATTTTTTACAAATTTACTAAAGTTATTTTTTGCGGATACCTACTATTTGATTTTTTAATAAAAGAATTAAGACTCTTTTCCAATAAATCTTATTAAATTTGTGGCGCCTTAAATTAGTTGATCAATGTGTTGTTTTATGAAGTTTAGAATCAGGGTTTTATTGTTTTTTTTAATTGTATCAACTTACTCTTACTCACAAGAAGGGATACCGGTTTATTCCGATTATTTGTCTGATAATTATTATCTGATCCATCCGTCGATGGCTGGAGCGGCGAATTGTGCCAAGATAAGACTGACTGCCAGAAAACAGTGGTTTGGTCAGGAAGATGCTCCGTCTTTGCAAACGTTAACTTTTAATGGCAGAATAGGGGAGCGGTCAGGAGCCGGAATTATTATTTTTAATGATAAAAACGGTTACCATTCTCAAAAAGGATTAAAACTTACCTATGCACATCATATCTTGTTTTCCAGAGATGAGCTTGATTTGAATCAGTTGTCATTTGGTATTAGTGGGGGAGTAATTCAGAGTCAATTGGATGAAACTAAATTTGGAACCAATTTTGATCCTATCGTCTTCGGCTCTATTCAAAAAGATTCTTATTTTAATGTTGATGTCGGGGCATCCTACAATTATCTTGATTTTTATGCCCACGCAACAGTTCAGGGCTTGCTGGAAACACGAAGAGAATTATACACCGAATATGAGAGTAATAATCTTAGAAAGTTTCTTTTAAGTGCGGGGTATGTTTTTGGAAAAAGAAATACAGTAACCTGGGAGCCATCTGTATTGTTTCAGGTGTTCGATAAAACCAAAGAAAAAACCATCGATTTAAACCTTAAGGCTTATAAAAATATGGATTTTGGAAGTCTGTGGGCTGCCTTATCTTATCGAAAAGGTTTTAATGGTACGCAATATGGTACGTCAAGTGGAGTAGCTGCTCAAAAACTGCAATATATTACGCCAATCATTGGTGTGAACTATAAAAATTTTATGTTCGCTTATACCTATTCTCAGGTTACTGGTGATGTGAAATTTGATACGGGCGGGTACCACCAAATTACCCTCGGGATTAATTTATTTTGTAAAAAGGAACGTTACGACTGTAATTGTCCTGCAATTAATTAAAAAAATAGTATGCTGATTAAATCTGTAAACGGAAAAACACCTCTGATTCCAGAGGATTGTTATGTAGCCGAAAATGCTACAATTGTGGGCGATGTGACTTTTGGAGATTCCTGTAGTGTCTGGTTCAACACCGTTATTCGTGGTGATGTTAACTTTATCACGATCGGAAATAAGGTGAACATTCAGGATGGTGCGATCATCCATTGTACGTATCAAAAACACCCTACTGTTATTGGAAACAATGTTTCGATAGGTCACAATGCGATTGTTCACGGCTGCACGATTCATGATAATGTTCTAATCGGAATGGGTGCTATTGTTATGGACAATTGTGTGGTTGAAAGCAACTCGATTATTGCAGCCGGTGCGGTTGTTACTCAGAATACGGTCATAACCTCAGGAAGTATTTATGCAGGTGTTCCGGCTAAAAAAGTAAAAGACATTGATCAATCCGATTTTGCAGGTGAAATTGAGCGTATTTCGAATAATTACGTGATGTATTCCGGCTGGTTTAAAAACGAAAACGAAAAATAAAATATTAAAAATAGAAATTCCAAATTCCAAAAGTATTAAACCTTGGAATTTGGAATTTCTATTTTTGGAATTTAACCTAAAGGTTGATTCTTTCGAAGAAAGAAGTCTTATAGCTTTCACTGATTGGAATGCGTTTATCGCTAATCAAAACTTTGTTCTTCTGAATGGATTTTACGTGTTTTATATTGATGATATACGAGCGGTGAATTCGGGAAAATCCTTTGTTTGAAAGCAGATTTTCAAGTTTAATCAAACTGATTAGTGTGAGAGTAAATTTGTTATCAATAGTATAAATTTTTACATAATCTTTCAGTCCTTCAATAAATAGAATATCAGAGAAATTCATTTTTACATTTTCGTATTCCGCTCTTACGAACATAAAATCCTGTTCCAGTTCCGGCGGGGTAGTGTGTTCTGAAATAGTCTGAACTGTTGTGGCCGGATTTAATACTTGCTGTGCCCGTACAACCGATTTCAAGAACCGGTGAAACGGAATAGGTTTGACTAAATAATCCACTGCTCCAAGGTTAAAACCTTCGACGGCATAATCAGAAAAAGCAGTTGTGAAAATAACCAACGGTTTTTTCTCGATTGTATTCAGGAAATCGATCCCTGAAAAATGCGGCATCTGGATGTCCAGAAAAATCAAATCAACATTATTCTGATTGATGAAAGAAATGGCATCAATGGCATTGTTAAAAGTATGGATCAATTCGAGAGCATCTACTTTTTGAACAAAATCTTCCAGTAATTCAACTGCTAAAGGTTCATCGTCTATAATTACACATTTCATCTGTTGAAGTTTTAATTTTAAAGTTTTGTTTAGCGTCAAAAGTACTTTTAAACCAATAAAATAAGTTTTAAAATTATCATAAAAATATATAGAAGAACTTTTCGGCCTTTATAGTAAATTGGCCTTATGTAAAAGGTCTAATCTATCGCGGTCTGAATTTTATCCAATTCCAAATTCAAATGTACACGAAAGAACTCGTCATCTTGTGTGATATCAAGTTTATGTGCATTGGGATAAAGTAAATCTAGTCGGTTTTGAATGTTGACCAATCCGATTCCTGAGTTGTCAGGATCTTTACTATAGTCTTCAATCGTATTTCCGATCCAGAAATCCAGACTGCTGTTTAGAATGAATATTTTAATTTTCACGTGAGCCGCACCTTTGTAATCGGTTCCGTATTTGAACGCATTTTCGACAAACGAAATTAATAGTAAAGGTTCAATAAACTTGTTTCTGGTGTCGCCATGAACATTGATTACGATGTCTTCAATATTGTTTAATCTCAGTTTTTGCAATTCGATGTAGTTCTGGATGTAATTGATTTCTTTTTCCAAATCGACCGTTTTGTTATCGGTTTCATACAGCATATAGCGCATCAATTCTGATAAGGTCACGATGGCATCCGGAACTAAATCTGATTTTTTGTGTGCCAGAGAATAGATACTATTTAATGAATTGAATAAAAAATGCGGATTCGTTTGCTTGCGCAGATAGATCAGTTCTGTGTTGGTTCGGTGTGTTTCGGCGATTAATTTGTTTTGCTGATTGTTGTAAAATTCGGTCAGTGTTCGGATAACCGCACTTATGGTAATAATCAAAATATAAAAAAAAGAGGGGCCGATTTTAAAAAATAATGGTTGTTTTGTAGCCACAAAAGTCTTCAGTCTCCCGCCTTTATGGAGTAATTTAAGAACTTCCGGAGGAGGTAAAGCTTTTACTACTCGTGTCTGCGCAAAATCAGGAATAAAATAATTGAGTCTGACAACCATGAAAATTAAAATCAGGGCAGATACAAACACAAAATACAGCCAGTATTTTTTTTCCAAAAGCAAAACGGGAACCAGATAAAAATAGTTCAGATAAAACAGAATAATTCCGGTACCCCATTGTACATAAAAATCAGGACTGACTTTGAACGGACTTTCATAAAACTGAATTAATGAAGTCAGAATAAAGAAAATCCAAATGATACCGTGAAATAAAATTTTGTTTGAACTGGTATTTTTGATCGTATCTAATATCATTTATAATTTTATTTTTAATAAAATTAAGTCATTTTTGGTTATTGTGGGCGATCTATTTTGATTGAGTCTGGTTACTACCAGCTGAGCCACTTTTAGAGCATCATTTTTTGTACTAAAGCTTTTAGAGTCGTTTATGACTGGAATAATAGCCTGCTTGATAATGATTTTGTTCTTTAAAGCAATCGAATAACCCCAACCTGACGTAGTTTTGAAGGCTTCGATCGTAAAAGTTTCATTTTTCGCACAGGCTAAAAATTGTAAAGTAAGTACGATAAGTAAGATAGTCTTCCGGGTGTTAGTCCGGAAGAATGGCTTTTTTATTTTAGTTGTCATTACTTGTTTGCTCTTCTAACGGTTTAAATTCCCATGCATCATCAAAATAGGTTGAACCTGTTCTTCCCAGCATATAAAAGCCGCGATTGTTAATGGCAAAGCCTACGGCATCTGTTCGGGTTGCACCTTCCGTTGGGGTTTTTTCTGCCCATAAATCGGTGGTTGGGTTATATTCCCAGATGGTTTTGATATTATCTCCTCCCACAACATATCCCAAACCATTCATGGCAAAAGCGGAAGCATTTGAACGAACAACGGCATAATCATCATTGTAAGAGCTGTCATCATCCGTATCTTTATCAATGTCACGTTTTCTCGTCCATGCCTCAGTTGCGGGATCAAATTCCCAAAAATCCTCCTGATACACTCCGTTGTTAATTCCTGTTCCCAAATACACTTTGTCAGCAATTACAAAAACAGTGGCATTACGTCTTTTATTTCCGCTAAAACCATTTACAAGAGTCCAGTTATTAGCCTGATCGTTGTACTGATAGAAATCTTTTAGATAATTTCCATCATAACCGGTTCCAAAATAGGCTTTTCCACCTGCCTGAAAACCTACCGCTGCGTAACGTCCGGTTCCGGCAAAATCAGTTTTTTGAGTCCATGTATTGTTGCTTGGATCGTACTGATAAAAATCTTTTAATTTATTAGTTCCGTCATAACCTAAACCAATATATCCCTTTTGATTTAAGGCAAAAGCCGAGGCAGAACTTCTTCCGATACCCGGAAGATCCGCTTTTTGCTCCCAGTAATCTCCATTTGAATTATACGACCATAAATCTTTCAAATAAACATCTCCGGTATAACCTGTTGCGACATAAGCATAATCGCCAATGACAAAACTGGTTGCGCTGGATCGTGCAGGTCCGTCGAATGCCGATTTTTTAACCCAGTTTCCTATTAGCTCCTCACTGCTGTCATTGCTGCAGCTTATGAAAAAGAGACCTGAAAACAGCGTCACGAATAGTATTCCTTTTTTTAAATTATTCATAATGTATTAAGTTTATTTATTGTTTGTATTTGATGCCAATTCCTAAGACATAACCATTACCGGTATTAAAATCATAGACTTTATGATTGTCTTTGTCGGTTAGACTGTATTTCCTGTCAAAATCATAACCGGCCTTAAAATTCAGAAACCAGTTTTTATCGACATTTCTTTCATATTCGAATGCAGTAGTCATTTGCGACAGCGTAGCTTTCGTTGCATTGTCAATTGATTGTTTTGTCTCGTCCAGATGATAAAAATTACCATTGAAGCTATTGGTCAGATTAAAAGTGTTGCGAATATTATTGGAGTACGAAATC
It encodes the following:
- a CDS encoding NifU family protein; this translates as MTKITIKETQNPTILKFEFEDFITQNQSFEFKNIDEAQASPLAQQLFYLPFVKTVYISGNFIAIERYSIVEWDDVKDAVAEQITSFVDKGGVIIKVEETQTKKQPITVYGETTPNPAALKFVVSRMLTRNAVEYKNIDQTASSPLAKELFKFPYVKEVFIDENYISVTKYDINDWQEITLEVRTFIKQFIENGGTVLDESLIETAAKNDITKDEAFDKLDVTSQQIINILEEYVKPAVAADGGNIAFDSYNEEDKTVKVILQGACSGCPSSTFTLKSGIENMLKSMLNDEAIKVEAVNA
- a CDS encoding type IX secretion system membrane protein PorP/SprF, giving the protein MKFRIRVLLFFLIVSTYSYSQEGIPVYSDYLSDNYYLIHPSMAGAANCAKIRLTARKQWFGQEDAPSLQTLTFNGRIGERSGAGIIIFNDKNGYHSQKGLKLTYAHHILFSRDELDLNQLSFGISGGVIQSQLDETKFGTNFDPIVFGSIQKDSYFNVDVGASYNYLDFYAHATVQGLLETRRELYTEYESNNLRKFLLSAGYVFGKRNTVTWEPSVLFQVFDKTKEKTIDLNLKAYKNMDFGSLWAALSYRKGFNGTQYGTSSGVAAQKLQYITPIIGVNYKNFMFAYTYSQVTGDVKFDTGGYHQITLGINLFCKKERYDCNCPAIN
- a CDS encoding gamma carbonic anhydrase family protein — encoded protein: MLIKSVNGKTPLIPEDCYVAENATIVGDVTFGDSCSVWFNTVIRGDVNFITIGNKVNIQDGAIIHCTYQKHPTVIGNNVSIGHNAIVHGCTIHDNVLIGMGAIVMDNCVVESNSIIAAGAVVTQNTVITSGSIYAGVPAKKVKDIDQSDFAGEIERISNNYVMYSGWFKNENEK
- a CDS encoding LytR/AlgR family response regulator transcription factor codes for the protein MKCVIIDDEPLAVELLEDFVQKVDALELIHTFNNAIDAISFINQNNVDLIFLDIQMPHFSGIDFLNTIEKKPLVIFTTAFSDYAVEGFNLGAVDYLVKPIPFHRFLKSVVRAQQVLNPATTVQTISEHTTPPELEQDFMFVRAEYENVKMNFSDILFIEGLKDYVKIYTIDNKFTLTLISLIKLENLLSNKGFSRIHRSYIINIKHVKSIQKNKVLISDKRIPISESYKTSFFERINL
- a CDS encoding sensor histidine kinase, encoding MILDTIKNTSSNKILFHGIIWIFFILTSLIQFYESPFKVSPDFYVQWGTGIILFYLNYFYLVPVLLLEKKYWLYFVFVSALILIFMVVRLNYFIPDFAQTRVVKALPPPEVLKLLHKGGRLKTFVATKQPLFFKIGPSFFYILIITISAVIRTLTEFYNNQQNKLIAETHRTNTELIYLRKQTNPHFLFNSLNSIYSLAHKKSDLVPDAIVTLSELMRYMLYETDNKTVDLEKEINYIQNYIELQKLRLNNIEDIVINVHGDTRNKFIEPLLLISFVENAFKYGTDYKGAAHVKIKIFILNSSLDFWIGNTIEDYSKDPDNSGIGLVNIQNRLDLLYPNAHKLDITQDDEFFRVHLNLELDKIQTAID
- a CDS encoding DUF4907 domain-containing protein, producing MTTKIKKPFFRTNTRKTILLIVLTLQFLACAKNETFTIEAFKTTSGWGYSIALKNKIIIKQAIIPVINDSKSFSTKNDALKVAQLVVTRLNQNRSPTITKNDLILLKIKL
- a CDS encoding Kelch repeat-containing protein, producing the protein MNNLKKGILFVTLFSGLFFISCSNDSSEELIGNWVKKSAFDGPARSSATSFVIGDYAYVATGYTGDVYLKDLWSYNSNGDYWEQKADLPGIGRSSASAFALNQKGYIGLGYDGTNKLKDFYQYDPSNNTWTQKTDFAGTGRYAAVGFQAGGKAYFGTGYDGNYLKDFYQYNDQANNWTLVNGFSGNKRRNATVFVIADKVYLGTGINNGVYQEDFWEFDPATEAWTRKRDIDKDTDDDSSYNDDYAVVRSNASAFAMNGLGYVVGGDNIKTIWEYNPTTDLWAEKTPTEGATRTDAVGFAINNRGFYMLGRTGSTYFDDAWEFKPLEEQTSNDN